Genomic window (uncultured Hyphomonas sp.):
CGACGGGCGGAATGGCGATGCAGACGCCGAGGCCCAGGACTTCCGGATATTTCGGATTGCGCTGGTGCTTGTCGGTAATGACGAAGCCGCGCGGATTGACGAGGCCGTCGATGTCCCGCACCGCAGGCACACCGCGGAAGGGCGGCAGCATCATCGAATACTTCATCGGAAGCTCGTGGATCTCCTTTGTGGAGCCATCCTCGTTCACTTCCTCGACAATCATCTTGTCGGCTTCGACCTTCTGAACTTTCGCGTTGCAGATCCACTTGATGTGGCGGTCGCGCATTTCGCTTTCGAGCAGGCCTTTGGTATCGCCCACGCCATCAAGGCCGAGGTGGCCGATATAGGGTTCGGAGGTCACGAAGGTCATCGGCACCTTGTCGCGGATCTTCCGCCTGCGCAGCTCGGTCTCGATGATCATGGCCGTTTCATAGGCCGGGCCGTAACAGGATGCGCCCTGAACCGCGCCGACAATGACGGGCCCGGGGTCGTTGCAGAATTCTTCGAATGCCTTGTAGCCGGCTTCGGCATGATCAATGTGGCAGACAGATTGGGTATGGCCATTCGGGCCAAGGCCTTCGATTTCGTCAAAAGCCAGTTCCGGCCCGGTTGCGATGACGAGATAATCGTAATCGACAAAGGAGCCATCGGCCATGCGCAGGCGTTTGTTTTCCGGCTCGACTTTCTCTGCGGCGCCGACGACCAGTTGCACGCGGCGCTTTTTCATCGGCTTTTCAAGGTCGACGACAATATCCTCACGGTCTCGCCAGCCGACCAGAACCCAGGGGTTCGAAGGAACGAACTGGTAGAAGTCCGTTTCGTTGACGGCGATCACTTCATCCTGCCGCCGCACTTTCTTGCGGATCTCATAAGCGGCGATAACGCCGCCCAATCCTGCACCCAACACTACGATCTTAGCCATGGCCCTACTCCCTGTGGGATTAATTCTTTGTATGCGTTATCCCTTATATTCGTGTTTTATAAAATGCGCATTATGTCGCATGTTTAATCTGCCCGCGCGACTGTATTCCGGATGAAAAGAACAGGCGTGCGCGCATGCGCAAAGAAAAGGAGTCCCCTATGGCTGATCCCCGCGACCTTTCCCCTGCAACCGTTTGCGAAGGCCTCAAGGCCAACGAGATCATGCTCGTGGATGTGCGGGAGCCGAACGAATTCGCTTTCGAGCGTATTCACGGTGCCCTGCTCCACCCGCTCTCGACCTTCGAACCGAAAGCCATCCCGATCGCTCCTGGCCGCAAGATCGTGTTCCAGTGCGGGTCCGGCAAACGCTCACGCGCCGCGCTTGA
Coding sequences:
- a CDS encoding FAD/NAD(P)-binding oxidoreductase — translated: MAKIVVLGAGLGGVIAAYEIRKKVRRQDEVIAVNETDFYQFVPSNPWVLVGWRDREDIVVDLEKPMKKRRVQLVVGAAEKVEPENKRLRMADGSFVDYDYLVIATGPELAFDEIEGLGPNGHTQSVCHIDHAEAGYKAFEEFCNDPGPVIVGAVQGASCYGPAYETAMIIETELRRRKIRDKVPMTFVTSEPYIGHLGLDGVGDTKGLLESEMRDRHIKWICNAKVQKVEADKMIVEEVNEDGSTKEIHELPMKYSMMLPPFRGVPAVRDIDGLVNPRGFVITDKHQRNPKYPEVLGLGVCIAIPPVGKTPVPVGVPKTGFMIESMVTAIAENLGQIVRGKEPTHEATWNAICIADFGDGGVAFIAQPQIPPRNVNWSVSGGWVHTAKIGFEKYFLGKIKAGRSETFYENAALNLLKTYKLK
- a CDS encoding rhodanese-like domain-containing protein, translating into MADPRDLSPATVCEGLKANEIMLVDVREPNEFAFERIHGALLHPLSTFEPKAIPIAPGRKIVFQCGSGKRSRAALDAFMKATGADAAHMAGGIMQWKADGFPCVQINPATGKVEDHGRY